A stretch of Faecalibacterium duncaniae DNA encodes these proteins:
- a CDS encoding YodL domain-containing protein, translated as MASLRDSVKDYQEELRDGIAWVAFWKEGRSWNAELFHLEVDGTLEPFDRSRLEEIKAADPAAVILNGYYCGHLGEDMSLDELTAGVRYHYENSMNDLDGFIGAHDDRLPPEVIEEARAAAHAAGIPFSEKPYRDGEDFDPYVFDGSMSIEDYELMHRMIEKERSKRMDELKTGYSSYDRDRLDAADKMKIERGIYFDTKGADISPLTALSLAELMKLREESAAAEQTVFENLKVQAAAWEEQAGKTLLYDKAIEYARVPEVKHTANKWQDEDNDRHIISNRVYKMSYHVYENTRYDKAAQKSIPYSYTLSWNVYTNSPHGYGQAKIAGQDRKVFADRAAMEKYLNGRIKAYEELFTEISPAIPPEYAEQFRVNGQLLPGYTVEGEEIKQPAADSPAAAPRTEPGQETEQFAILIDSRTRFETGEPGGYWLSMPATKEQLHEAMQSVGITADNPQEFFIHGYSDREDRHIALPYDMVCAAQVDELNFLAARLENLDASGIAALNAATQRKNGFENIGQLIDFTYNEDFFVHIPEVHNPRELGDYYLNKSGMVQMPAEWKNSIDLIAFGRNAAAQEKGSFTEYGYLVESGDEWEKHFEGRDVPEEYRIMSYPQPTIELDAAPAVQTATIPEAQQQEPRPVIPIVLTSEKPAEKLKEITDRLEQGITELFDSERYKEYLRVMSKFHNYSFNNTLLIAMQKPDASLIAGFSAWKNNFGRNVMKGQKGIKILAPSPFKIKKEMEKIDPQTQKVIIGKDGKPVTEEKEITIPAFKVVSVFDVSQTEGKEIPDIAVNMLTGDVEHYKEVFAALEKTSPVPVGFEKIEGGAHGYYHLEDKRIALDEGMSELQTLKTLIHEIAHAKLHDIDLNAPLEDLENRPDRRTREVQAESIAYTVCQHYGLDTSDYSFGYVAGWSAGRELAELKSSLETIRSAAAEIINSIDGHIAELQKEQAQDAPREKAAMPEYIYKIEANPRTTGDNDRFFLQAYLPQENGRAKIGDVLYIGSLAKCRELMGGLNAGELTQGEVKELYAKAQEAEADKDTFSIYQLKQGDETRDFRFEPYDRLQAAGNVVDKTNYELVYSAELTPGTSLEDIYTRFNIDHPKDFKGHSLSVSDVVVLHQNGQDAAHYVDSFGYKEVPEFLQEQTQQPEKINPLKHVEDTIEQNDNNFDGIINNTPTVDELEAKVKAGEQISLVDLAEAIKADKERGKEKPSIRAQLKADKERTGKKKNAKQKSQDLERS; from the coding sequence ATGGCAAGTTTGCGCGACAGCGTAAAGGACTATCAAGAGGAACTTAGGGACGGTATCGCATGGGTGGCGTTCTGGAAAGAGGGGCGTTCATGGAACGCCGAGCTGTTTCATCTTGAAGTGGACGGTACTTTAGAACCGTTTGACAGGAGCCGGTTAGAGGAAATCAAAGCGGCTGACCCCGCCGCCGTTATTCTAAACGGCTACTACTGCGGGCATTTAGGCGAGGATATGAGCCTTGACGAACTGACCGCCGGAGTGCGCTATCACTATGAAAACAGCATGAATGACCTTGACGGTTTTATCGGGGCGCATGACGACAGGCTTCCCCCGGAGGTTATCGAGGAAGCAAGAGCCGCCGCCCATGCAGCGGGGATTCCCTTTTCCGAAAAGCCCTACCGGGACGGGGAAGATTTTGACCCTTATGTATTTGACGGAAGCATGAGTATTGAGGACTACGAACTTATGCACCGCATGATTGAAAAAGAAAGGAGCAAGCGAATGGACGAATTGAAAACAGGTTATTCTTCATACGACCGCGACAGACTGGACGCCGCCGACAAGATGAAGATTGAGCGCGGTATCTATTTTGACACGAAAGGCGCGGATATTTCCCCGCTGACCGCCTTATCTCTTGCGGAGCTTATGAAGCTGCGGGAAGAAAGCGCGGCTGCGGAACAGACCGTTTTTGAAAATCTGAAAGTACAGGCTGCCGCCTGGGAGGAACAGGCGGGAAAGACCCTGTTATATGACAAGGCGATTGAGTATGCAAGAGTACCCGAAGTGAAGCATACGGCGAACAAGTGGCAGGACGAGGACAACGACCGCCACATTATCAGCAACCGGGTATATAAAATGAGCTATCATGTGTACGAAAATACCCGCTATGACAAGGCAGCACAGAAATCTATTCCATATTCCTATACGTTATCTTGGAACGTCTACACCAACAGCCCCCACGGGTACGGACAGGCGAAAATCGCCGGACAGGACAGAAAGGTATTTGCTGACCGGGCAGCTATGGAAAAATATCTGAATGGGCGTATCAAGGCGTATGAAGAACTTTTTACGGAAATCTCCCCGGCTATCCCGCCGGAATACGCGGAACAGTTTAGGGTAAACGGGCAGCTCTTACCGGGCTACACCGTAGAGGGCGAGGAAATCAAGCAGCCCGCCGCCGACAGTCCCGCCGCTGCACCGAGAACCGAACCGGGACAGGAAACGGAACAGTTTGCAATCCTGATTGACAGCCGCACCCGTTTTGAAACGGGAGAACCGGGTGGCTACTGGCTTTCCATGCCCGCCACCAAAGAGCAGCTTCACGAAGCCATGCAAAGCGTCGGCATTACCGCAGACAACCCGCAGGAATTTTTCATTCACGGCTACTCTGACCGGGAGGACAGACACATTGCCCTGCCGTATGACATGGTATGCGCGGCACAGGTGGACGAGCTGAATTTCCTTGCGGCACGACTGGAAAACCTTGACGCTTCCGGGATTGCCGCGCTGAACGCCGCCACACAGCGAAAGAACGGTTTTGAGAATATCGGGCAGCTCATTGACTTTACCTATAACGAGGACTTTTTCGTGCATATCCCCGAAGTACATAATCCCCGCGAATTGGGCGATTATTACCTTAACAAATCCGGCATGGTGCAAATGCCCGCTGAATGGAAAAACAGCATTGACCTTATCGCCTTTGGACGAAACGCCGCCGCGCAGGAAAAAGGCAGCTTTACGGAATACGGCTACCTTGTGGAAAGCGGCGACGAATGGGAGAAACACTTTGAGGGACGGGACGTGCCGGAGGAATACCGCATTATGAGCTACCCGCAGCCGACCATCGAACTGGACGCAGCCCCGGCAGTACAGACGGCGACCATTCCCGAAGCACAGCAGCAGGAGCCGCGCCCGGTTATCCCTATCGTGCTGACGAGCGAGAAGCCAGCCGAAAAGCTCAAAGAGATAACCGACCGCTTGGAGCAAGGCATTACGGAGCTGTTCGACAGCGAGCGTTACAAGGAATATCTGCGCGTCATGTCAAAGTTTCATAATTACAGCTTTAACAATACGCTGCTGATCGCCATGCAAAAGCCCGACGCTTCCCTTATCGCCGGATTTTCCGCATGGAAAAATAACTTTGGACGAAACGTGATGAAAGGACAAAAGGGTATCAAAATCCTTGCCCCGTCGCCGTTCAAGATTAAAAAAGAAATGGAGAAAATCGACCCGCAAACACAGAAAGTCATTATCGGTAAGGACGGAAAGCCCGTAACCGAAGAAAAGGAAATCACAATCCCCGCCTTTAAGGTGGTATCTGTCTTTGATGTATCGCAGACCGAGGGAAAGGAAATCCCCGACATTGCCGTAAATATGCTGACCGGAGATGTGGAGCATTACAAGGAGGTTTTCGCTGCCCTTGAAAAGACTTCTCCTGTTCCTGTTGGCTTTGAAAAAATCGAGGGCGGCGCACATGGTTACTACCACTTGGAGGACAAGCGTATTGCCCTTGATGAGGGCATGAGCGAGCTGCAAACCTTAAAGACACTTATCCATGAAATCGCCCATGCAAAGCTGCACGACATTGACCTTAACGCACCATTGGAGGACTTGGAGAACAGACCCGACCGCCGCACCCGTGAGGTACAGGCAGAAAGTATCGCCTATACCGTGTGCCAGCATTACGGGCTTGATACTTCCGATTATTCCTTTGGGTATGTTGCCGGGTGGAGTGCCGGACGGGAGCTTGCCGAACTGAAAAGCTCTCTTGAAACAATCCGCAGCGCAGCCGCCGAGATTATCAATTCCATTGACGGACATATCGCAGAACTGCAAAAGGAACAGGCACAGGACGCACCGAGGGAAAAAGCCGCCATGCCGGAGTACATTTACAAGATTGAAGCCAACCCCCGCACAACGGGCGACAACGACCGCTTTTTCCTGCAAGCCTATCTCCCGCAGGAAAACGGCAGGGCAAAAATCGGGGACGTGCTGTATATCGGCAGCCTTGCAAAATGCCGGGAACTCATGGGCGGGCTGAACGCCGGAGAGCTGACGCAGGGAGAAGTAAAGGAGCTATATGCAAAGGCGCAGGAAGCCGAAGCCGACAAAGACACCTTTTCCATTTATCAGCTAAAGCAAGGGGACGAAACGCGGGACTTCCGCTTTGAGCCTTACGACCGCCTGCAGGCGGCGGGAAATGTGGTTGATAAGACAAACTATGAGCTTGTCTATTCCGCAGAGCTTACGCCGGGTACTTCCCTTGAAGATATTTACACCCGTTTCAATATCGACCACCCGAAAGATTTTAAGGGACACAGCCTTTCCGTTTCCGACGTGGTAGTGCTTCATCAGAACGGACAGGACGCGGCGCATTATGTAGATAGTTTCGGCTACAAGGAAGTGCCGGAGTTTTTGCAGGAGCAGACACAACAGCCGGAAAAGATAAACCCGCTAAAGCACGTCGAGGACACAATCGAGCAGAACGACAACAACTTTGACGGTATCATCAACAACACCCCTACGGTTGACGAACTGGAAGCAAAGGTAAAAGCCGGGGAACAGATTTCCCTTGTTGACCTTGCAGAAGCGATTAAGGCAGACAAAGAACGCGGCAAAGAAAAGCCCTCTATCCGGGCGCAGCTTAAAGCTGACAAAGAACGGACGGGGAAAAAGAAGAACGCAAAGCAGAAGTCGCAGGACTTGGAAAGGAGCTGA